A single region of the Duganella sp. BuS-21 genome encodes:
- a CDS encoding NF038120 family PEP-CTERM protein: protein MAALPAMADTLAFEDANGNPLSGIIKDAEGFAQGDYLVHGYALEPSPGSLVGAIIDGASNSGACIALACGTGNPTSYYAALNDGIIEIEHSTAGKAFTLQSFDASFIGNIYEGLNQPVAGVLRVQGFRADSTSIWQDFELQGRDFNTPGFDFAHFLTSQEFRSQQFVAIDFFGFSCNFDGDCTAFENLKGQFAIDNIEVSAVPEPSSWMMLGAGLLGMGWLSRRRQTAVAVGAAA, encoded by the coding sequence ATGGCCGCACTGCCCGCCATGGCAGACACGCTGGCGTTCGAAGACGCCAACGGCAATCCCCTCTCCGGCATTATCAAGGATGCAGAAGGTTTTGCCCAGGGCGACTACCTGGTGCATGGCTATGCCCTGGAGCCGTCGCCGGGATCGCTGGTCGGCGCCATCATTGACGGCGCCAGCAACAGCGGCGCCTGCATAGCGCTGGCCTGCGGCACCGGCAATCCCACCAGCTATTACGCAGCGCTCAACGACGGCATCATCGAAATCGAGCACAGCACCGCTGGCAAAGCCTTCACGCTGCAATCGTTCGACGCCAGTTTCATCGGCAATATCTACGAGGGCTTGAACCAGCCGGTGGCCGGCGTGCTGCGGGTGCAGGGCTTCCGCGCCGACAGCACGTCCATATGGCAGGACTTCGAACTGCAGGGGCGCGACTTCAACACGCCCGGCTTCGATTTCGCCCATTTCCTCACCAGCCAGGAATTCCGCTCCCAGCAGTTTGTCGCCATCGACTTCTTCGGCTTCTCCTGCAACTTCGACGGCGACTGCACGGCGTTTGAAAATCTCAAGGGCCAGTTTGCCATCGACAATATCGAGGTTTCGGCCGTGCCTGAACCGTCGAGCTGGATGATGCTGGGCGCTGGCCTGCTGGGCATGGGCTGGTTGTCGCGCCGCCGCCAGACGGCTGTCGCCGTAGGAGCCGCAGCATGA
- a CDS encoding S8 family serine peptidase yields MSAGRIPKLARRLTSAGVLLMLASLQAHADDGVGQIRRAYVVQLGDKPISSYSGGVSGLSATQPANGKRLNLDSPAVQQYGAYLQQKQASATALVASAPVLHQYSVVLNGFTALLTDAEVRALRANSGVASITPDQPRRLLTSYTPTFLGLDQPGGLWSKAGGVAGAGEDIIVGVIDSGIWPENLAFADRVDSTGAPTLDSSAALAYGAPPAAWKGGCQPGEGFDANLCNNKLIGAQYFNQGFLNDGYVLHWTEFNSARDSIGGNAGHGGHGTHTSSTAAGNHGVATVVDGLPMGKAGGIAPRARVAMYKVCWSAEAWDDPRGSNGCYLSDSVAAIEKAVSDGVHVINYSISGGADVEDPVEQAFLNATNAGVFVAAAAGNEGPSNSTLSHISPWLTTVAASTHDRQLQSTLSLADGRSFKGASMTKDGLPQTAMIRAQDAVLAGTDPLAASLCPSIEWNMGSPILDPAKVAGKIVICERGITDRVDKSKAVKEAGGVGMVMVDNGGGLTAEVHSVPTVHVSNADGLLIQAYAVNGRGKAAMSPFIIASVPGSAPVVAGFSSRGPSGADTSVMKPDMAAPGVSILASVSPELTPEQRSEVVAGTLPGQQAWAFMDGTSMATPHVAGLAALLRQQHPTWTPAAIKSALMTSAADTLSDGLKDETAGKLPWGQGAGHVQPNRADDPGLVYDAGAVDFKKYMCGRGQADQCGYGMSEAWNLNQASIAIGNVLTAATIRRSVTNVGSQTATYNASVTMQGYEATVQPASLTIAPGASAAFTLTLKRTSAPNRTWQFGSLTWSDGSHTVRSPIVASSATSLTAPPTVRSSRTTDTKLLGIGTDYSGKLGVAAGGLKAVTKTTLTVHQAGEDSVDTALQVAAACNSSSQGVSVTSYVIPADTLAARFELFDRDTSGKGKDDLDLAVLDSNGAIAGIALHDGSNETVLLRDPAAGNYRVCVLGYKVANGVSSEFQLSTAHVTVNDKGGNLDAAVPTTVKNRSNATVALTWSGLTAGTRYLGAMDLLEQGVRRATSTVIHVDTDDTVPPPAALTRAPKRDNRK; encoded by the coding sequence ATGAGCGCCGGCCGCATCCCCAAGCTGGCTCGGCGCCTGACCAGCGCCGGCGTCCTGCTGATGCTGGCCAGCCTGCAGGCCCATGCCGACGATGGTGTCGGCCAGATACGCCGCGCCTATGTGGTACAGCTGGGCGACAAGCCGATTTCGTCCTACTCGGGCGGCGTCAGCGGGCTGTCGGCGACCCAGCCGGCCAATGGCAAGCGCCTCAACCTCGACTCGCCGGCCGTCCAGCAATACGGCGCTTACTTGCAACAGAAGCAGGCCAGCGCGACCGCGCTGGTCGCGTCGGCGCCGGTGCTGCATCAGTACAGCGTGGTGCTGAACGGCTTCACCGCCCTGCTGACCGATGCCGAAGTGCGCGCACTGCGCGCCAACAGCGGCGTGGCTAGCATCACGCCGGACCAGCCGCGCCGCCTGCTCACCAGCTACACGCCCACCTTCCTCGGACTGGACCAGCCCGGCGGCCTGTGGAGCAAGGCCGGCGGCGTGGCCGGCGCCGGTGAAGACATCATCGTCGGCGTGATCGACAGCGGCATCTGGCCGGAGAACCTGGCCTTTGCAGACCGTGTCGACAGCACCGGCGCACCGACGCTGGACAGCAGCGCGGCGCTGGCCTATGGCGCGCCACCGGCCGCATGGAAAGGCGGCTGCCAGCCCGGCGAAGGCTTCGATGCCAATCTCTGCAACAACAAGCTGATCGGCGCCCAGTATTTCAACCAGGGCTTCCTCAACGACGGCTATGTGCTGCACTGGACCGAGTTCAACTCGGCGCGCGACAGCATCGGCGGCAACGCCGGTCACGGCGGCCACGGTACCCACACCTCGTCGACGGCGGCCGGCAACCATGGCGTCGCCACGGTGGTTGACGGCCTGCCGATGGGCAAAGCCGGCGGCATTGCGCCACGCGCGCGGGTCGCCATGTACAAGGTGTGCTGGAGCGCCGAGGCATGGGACGATCCGCGCGGCAGCAACGGCTGCTACCTGTCGGACAGCGTGGCGGCCATCGAGAAGGCGGTCTCCGACGGCGTCCACGTGATCAACTACTCGATCAGCGGCGGCGCCGATGTCGAAGACCCGGTGGAGCAAGCCTTCCTCAACGCCACCAACGCCGGCGTGTTTGTCGCGGCGGCGGCCGGCAACGAAGGCCCGTCGAATAGTACCCTGTCGCATATCAGCCCTTGGCTGACGACGGTGGCGGCATCGACCCACGACCGCCAGCTGCAATCGACGCTGAGCCTGGCCGATGGCCGCAGCTTCAAGGGCGCGTCGATGACCAAGGACGGCTTGCCGCAGACCGCCATGATCCGCGCGCAGGATGCGGTGTTGGCCGGCACCGATCCACTGGCGGCGTCGCTGTGTCCGAGCATCGAGTGGAATATGGGTTCGCCCATCCTCGATCCGGCCAAGGTGGCGGGCAAGATCGTCATCTGCGAACGCGGTATCACCGACCGCGTCGACAAGAGTAAGGCGGTCAAGGAGGCCGGCGGCGTTGGCATGGTCATGGTCGACAATGGCGGCGGCCTCACGGCCGAAGTGCATTCGGTGCCCACGGTCCACGTCAGCAACGCCGACGGCTTGCTGATCCAGGCGTACGCGGTCAATGGTCGCGGCAAGGCGGCGATGTCGCCGTTCATCATCGCCAGCGTCCCCGGTTCGGCGCCTGTCGTTGCCGGCTTCTCGTCGCGTGGTCCGAGCGGCGCCGACACCAGCGTTATGAAGCCCGACATGGCGGCACCCGGCGTCAGCATCCTGGCCAGCGTATCGCCGGAACTGACGCCGGAGCAGCGCAGCGAAGTCGTCGCCGGCACGCTGCCGGGCCAGCAGGCCTGGGCCTTCATGGATGGCACCTCGATGGCGACGCCACACGTCGCCGGCCTGGCCGCCCTGCTGCGCCAGCAGCACCCGACCTGGACGCCGGCGGCGATCAAGTCGGCGCTGATGACCAGCGCCGCCGATACGCTGTCCGACGGCTTGAAGGACGAGACAGCAGGCAAGCTGCCATGGGGCCAGGGCGCCGGCCACGTGCAGCCCAACCGCGCCGACGATCCTGGCCTGGTCTACGACGCGGGCGCGGTCGACTTCAAGAAGTATATGTGCGGACGCGGTCAGGCCGACCAGTGCGGCTACGGCATGAGCGAGGCGTGGAATCTCAATCAGGCATCGATCGCCATCGGCAATGTGCTGACGGCGGCCACGATACGGCGCAGCGTCACCAATGTCGGCAGCCAGACCGCGACCTACAACGCCAGCGTCACCATGCAGGGCTACGAGGCCACCGTGCAACCGGCCAGCCTGACCATCGCGCCGGGCGCCAGCGCCGCTTTCACACTGACGCTGAAGCGCACCAGTGCGCCCAACCGTACCTGGCAATTCGGCTCGCTGACCTGGAGCGACGGCAGCCACACAGTGCGTAGTCCCATCGTCGCTTCGTCCGCCACCTCGCTGACCGCGCCGCCCACGGTGCGTAGCTCGCGCACCACCGACACCAAGCTGCTCGGCATCGGCACCGACTACAGCGGCAAGCTGGGTGTGGCGGCGGGCGGCCTGAAGGCGGTGACCAAAACCACGCTCACGGTGCATCAAGCCGGCGAGGACAGCGTCGACACCGCGCTGCAAGTGGCGGCGGCCTGCAACAGCAGCAGCCAGGGTGTATCGGTCACGTCGTATGTGATCCCGGCCGATACCCTGGCCGCGCGCTTTGAGCTGTTCGACCGCGACACCAGCGGCAAGGGCAAGGACGATCTGGATCTGGCGGTCCTCGACAGCAACGGCGCCATCGCCGGCATCGCGCTGCACGACGGCTCCAATGAAACCGTCCTGCTGCGCGATCCGGCGGCCGGCAACTACCGCGTTTGCGTGTTGGGCTACAAAGTGGCGAATGGCGTGTCGAGCGAGTTCCAGCTGTCGACCGCGCACGTCACGGTGAACGACAAGGGCGGCAATCTGGACGCGGCCGTGCCGACGACGGTGAAAAACCGCAGCAACGCCACCGTCGCGCTGACCTGGTCCGGCCTCACCGCCGGCACCCGCTACCTCGGCGCGATGGACTTGCTGGAACAAGGCGTGCGCCGCGCCACCAGCACGGTGATTCATGTCGACACCGATGACACCGTGCCGCCGCCCGCCGCACTAACCCGCGCACCGAAGCGCGACAACCGCAAATAA
- a CDS encoding PEP-CTERM sorting domain-containing protein, giving the protein MKTVKTLIAVVAGIACSAALANPKTTTVDFSGNAYGWEGMQAANGAGGTKIDDVISPTKALHTTMENQILIFGSKDANFTGNYGTSKSVTISLDVFSEHVNYFNFGETTRPLIVELRDFDTPPPGLNYSSVWYYLGDVDASKPLQHFSVTIADTKSKGLPAGWKGYGAMTEDLQSELPSDRTFKNVLASVDQMVFSTAMPGVVSDFVYFDVALDNITISAVPEPSETMMLGAGLGLLALVARRRKRAA; this is encoded by the coding sequence ATGAAAACTGTTAAAACCCTGATCGCGGTCGTGGCAGGCATCGCTTGCAGCGCCGCACTGGCCAATCCTAAAACCACCACCGTCGACTTCTCCGGCAATGCGTATGGCTGGGAAGGCATGCAGGCGGCCAACGGCGCCGGCGGCACCAAGATCGACGACGTGATCAGTCCTACCAAGGCCTTGCATACGACGATGGAAAATCAAATCCTCATCTTCGGCAGCAAGGATGCCAACTTCACCGGCAACTATGGCACCAGCAAGAGCGTCACCATCAGCCTGGACGTCTTCTCCGAGCACGTTAACTATTTCAACTTCGGCGAAACCACGCGCCCGTTGATCGTCGAACTGCGCGACTTCGACACACCGCCGCCGGGTTTGAACTATTCCAGCGTGTGGTACTACCTGGGCGATGTGGATGCCAGCAAGCCGTTGCAGCACTTCTCGGTGACGATTGCCGACACCAAGTCCAAGGGCCTGCCTGCTGGATGGAAGGGTTATGGCGCGATGACGGAAGACCTGCAATCCGAGCTGCCGAGCGACCGCACGTTCAAGAACGTCCTGGCGTCGGTGGACCAGATGGTGTTCTCGACCGCCATGCCGGGTGTGGTGTCGGACTTCGTGTACTTCGATGTCGCGCTGGATAACATCACGATCAGCGCAGTGCCGGAGCC